A single Alcanivorax borkumensis SK2 DNA region contains:
- a CDS encoding rhomboid family intramembrane serine protease, giving the protein MELIRTPQVELANLIERTLKRNGFQVHRHEDEGQFVLSVPDAEQYPHARTLTAELIADLKRGQDRQAVEPLTGQPQPLLSGGWLASMGWVTKLGLGLCVAIFLTPYLMGDGVYLALLFPATMEGLTSQPWRLITPMLMHFSLLHIIFNLLWWADLGRLIERHQSSAQLLLVTLVTSAVSNVAQFLYSGPMFGGLSGVVYGLLGYLWIFGWLNPGAGFALRRQIVVFMLVWMVICFVGLSDVVANAAHLAGLVSGCLLGGIFGMVRRSQKQGAV; this is encoded by the coding sequence ATGGAACTGATTCGTACCCCCCAGGTAGAGCTGGCGAATCTGATCGAACGCACCCTGAAACGCAATGGTTTTCAGGTGCACCGTCATGAGGATGAAGGTCAGTTCGTGCTGAGTGTGCCTGATGCTGAGCAATATCCCCATGCGCGAACACTGACCGCAGAGCTGATTGCCGACCTGAAACGGGGGCAGGACCGACAAGCTGTGGAGCCTCTCACCGGCCAGCCACAGCCCTTGCTGTCTGGTGGCTGGCTGGCCAGCATGGGTTGGGTGACCAAGCTTGGGCTGGGGTTGTGTGTGGCCATCTTCTTGACGCCTTATCTAATGGGCGACGGGGTCTATCTTGCCCTGTTGTTTCCCGCGACCATGGAGGGGTTGACCAGCCAGCCATGGCGGTTGATCACTCCTATGCTGATGCACTTCTCCCTTCTCCATATCATTTTCAACTTGCTGTGGTGGGCAGATCTGGGGCGTCTGATTGAACGCCATCAATCGTCTGCCCAGCTGTTGCTGGTCACCCTGGTGACCTCAGCGGTTTCCAATGTGGCTCAGTTCTTATACAGCGGGCCCATGTTCGGTGGCTTGTCCGGAGTGGTGTACGGTTTGTTGGGCTACCTATGGATCTTCGGGTGGCTGAATCCGGGTGCCGGGTTTGCCCTGCGTCGGCAGATTGTGGTTTTTATGCTGGTATGGATGGTGATTTGTTTCGTAGGGCTATCGGATGTGGTGGCGAATGCGGCACATCTGGCAGGGCTGGTAAGCGGTTGTTTGTTGGGCGGCATTTTCGGCATGGTGCGGCGCAGCCAGAAGCAAGGAGCAGTTTGA
- a CDS encoding aminopeptidase, producing MPTLFRFSLLCFWLPWVLAGCQLGYYSQAIGGHWSLMGEREPVEQVLADPETPQSLVEKLQFSQQLVSWAGIHLGLPADDVYHQYVALEQDAVVWNVLAAPPWSLTQKTWCYPLVGCVSYRGFFQRQRAEKAAAKLQADGMDTWVGGAIAYSTLGWFADPLTTPMIQRSKPSLAELLIHELAHRKLYIKGDTRFNESLATMVGREGAKQYFLATGEPLPNGYWDRREQVEDAFLSIIADTRKALARLYESTSKSSRLAREKARIQQQARDRFADESQRLPGLKGYKPFFDGPLNNAQLNTVSDYNDYVPAFSRLFSQCQQQWGCFWQQVDNLSDLDDVQRKQALEALAWN from the coding sequence ATGCCGACGCTGTTTCGTTTTTCCCTGTTATGTTTTTGGCTGCCATGGGTATTGGCAGGCTGCCAGCTGGGCTATTACAGCCAGGCCATTGGCGGTCATTGGTCGTTGATGGGTGAGCGCGAGCCGGTGGAGCAGGTGCTGGCAGATCCTGAAACACCGCAATCGTTGGTCGAGAAATTGCAATTCAGCCAGCAGCTGGTGAGCTGGGCGGGAATTCATTTGGGGCTGCCGGCTGATGATGTCTACCATCAATATGTGGCGTTGGAGCAGGATGCGGTGGTGTGGAATGTGCTGGCGGCACCGCCTTGGTCGCTGACGCAAAAAACCTGGTGTTATCCGTTGGTGGGTTGTGTCAGCTATCGCGGTTTTTTCCAGCGGCAACGGGCAGAAAAAGCAGCGGCGAAATTACAGGCTGACGGCATGGATACTTGGGTGGGGGGCGCTATAGCCTATTCCACCCTAGGCTGGTTTGCGGATCCCCTCACTACGCCCATGATCCAGCGGTCAAAGCCTTCACTGGCTGAGTTGCTGATTCACGAATTGGCTCACCGCAAGCTGTATATCAAGGGTGATACTCGCTTCAACGAATCTTTGGCAACCATGGTGGGGCGGGAGGGCGCAAAGCAGTACTTTTTGGCAACCGGAGAGCCACTGCCGAATGGCTACTGGGATCGTAGAGAGCAGGTGGAGGATGCTTTTCTAAGTATCATTGCTGATACTCGTAAGGCGCTAGCAAGGCTGTATGAGTCGACTTCGAAGTCCTCGCGATTGGCTCGCGAAAAGGCTCGCATTCAGCAACAGGCCCGAGACCGGTTCGCTGATGAAAGCCAGCGTTTGCCGGGCTTAAAAGGCTACAAACCTTTTTTCGATGGTCCGTTGAACAATGCCCAATTGAATACGGTCAGTGATTATAATGATTATGTGCCGGCTTTTAGCCGGCTTTTTTCACAGTGCCAGCAGCAATGGGGCTGTTTCTGGCAGCAGGTAGATAACTTGTCTGATTTGGATGATGTACAACGCAAGCAAGCCCTGGAGGCACTGGCATGGAACTGA
- a CDS encoding lysophospholipid acyltransferase family protein → MNHSVSVGTYPERGVWPQLRRVWRVAGVVLYLLWGFVLAFFLGAFWSPYRPVILKAKQRWCRRFLRILGVELTVTGSRVETPVFLVSNHVSWLDIPVIASQRHLYFLSKAEVGAWPLIGMLARAMGTLFIKRGSGESVRVAQEIAGRLKRGHTVLVFPEGTTTDGTGLRRFFPQLFDAPLLAQVPVQPLAIRYLDSMGAADQSLAFIGDDEFHHHMWSILLRRKIRVRLHFCEPLDGEGMNRKALCSLAYERLEGQLKVQR, encoded by the coding sequence ATGAATCATAGCGTCAGTGTTGGTACCTATCCCGAGAGAGGGGTCTGGCCGCAACTGCGTCGAGTGTGGCGAGTTGCCGGTGTTGTGCTCTATCTATTGTGGGGCTTTGTGCTGGCGTTTTTTCTTGGCGCGTTCTGGTCACCCTATCGGCCCGTGATATTGAAGGCAAAGCAACGATGGTGCCGGCGATTTCTGCGTATCTTGGGTGTGGAATTGACCGTTACAGGTAGCAGGGTCGAGACGCCCGTATTTTTGGTGAGTAATCATGTTTCGTGGTTGGATATTCCTGTTATTGCCAGCCAGCGACATCTGTATTTTCTTTCCAAGGCTGAGGTCGGTGCCTGGCCGCTGATAGGCATGCTGGCTCGTGCCATGGGCACCCTGTTTATCAAGCGGGGTAGCGGTGAGTCCGTTCGCGTGGCTCAAGAAATTGCCGGTCGTCTAAAGCGCGGGCATACGGTGCTGGTGTTCCCGGAAGGCACCACGACGGATGGTACCGGGCTGCGTCGCTTTTTCCCGCAGTTGTTTGATGCGCCCTTGTTAGCGCAGGTGCCGGTTCAGCCACTGGCGATTCGCTACTTGGACAGCATGGGCGCGGCGGACCAAAGTTTGGCGTTTATTGGTGACGATGAGTTCCATCATCACATGTGGAGCATATTGTTACGCCGAAAAATTCGTGTTCGCCTGCATTTTTGTGAGCCTCTTGATGGGGAAGGCATGAACCGTAAGGCATTGTGTTCCCTGGCGTACGAACGGCTTGAGGGGCAGTTGAAAGTTCAACGTTAA
- a CDS encoding TRAP transporter TatT component family protein has product MQWRSVPYWVPSLFFAAVVALQGCSLAHVDDNLPYGVLNNNDLQLVEDGLPTYLLMVDGLIENWPKSESLLSSGADLYGAYAGLFVKEPERARKLSIKALDYGFRAACAHDKDYCDLRSLSVPEFEALLEDANKGDVPVLFSLGGAWAGYIQQNTNDWNAVAELGRVEAIMERIVALDEHYQYGQAHMYLGVLNSILPASLGGNPELAKTHFEQAVQLADGKNLLAQVLYAEKYARLLFDRELHDSLLNEVLAADPDVHGLTLQNTYAQQQAEALLADADDYF; this is encoded by the coding sequence ATGCAGTGGCGCTCTGTACCCTATTGGGTACCTTCTCTATTTTTCGCAGCGGTGGTTGCCCTGCAAGGCTGTTCTCTGGCCCATGTTGACGACAACCTGCCCTATGGTGTCCTCAATAACAATGACCTGCAGCTGGTCGAAGACGGCCTGCCTACCTATTTGCTGATGGTCGATGGTCTGATCGAAAACTGGCCGAAAAGCGAATCGCTGTTGAGCAGTGGTGCGGACCTTTATGGCGCCTACGCAGGCCTGTTCGTGAAAGAGCCGGAACGTGCCCGCAAGCTCAGCATTAAGGCTCTGGATTACGGTTTCCGTGCCGCCTGTGCCCACGATAAGGATTACTGCGACTTACGTAGCTTGTCTGTCCCTGAATTCGAGGCCCTGCTGGAAGACGCGAACAAAGGTGATGTGCCCGTGTTGTTTTCCTTGGGTGGAGCCTGGGCGGGTTATATCCAGCAAAACACCAATGATTGGAACGCGGTGGCTGAACTGGGCCGGGTAGAAGCCATCATGGAGCGAATTGTTGCGCTGGATGAGCACTATCAGTATGGCCAGGCACACATGTATCTGGGCGTGCTAAACAGCATCTTACCGGCGTCGCTCGGTGGCAACCCTGAACTGGCGAAAACTCATTTTGAACAGGCGGTGCAGTTGGCCGACGGTAAAAACTTGTTGGCCCAGGTGCTTTACGCGGAAAAATATGCGCGTCTGTTGTTTGATCGGGAGCTGCATGACAGCTTGCTCAACGAGGTGCTGGCGGCGGATCCTGATGTCCACGGCCTGACCCTGCAAAATACCTATGCGCAGCAGCAGGCTGAAGCCCTGCTTGCCGACGCGGATGATTATTTCTAG
- the yeiP gene encoding elongation factor P-like protein EfpL — protein sequence MTRASELKKSDVIEVNGTLYAIRQIEVQSPSARGAATLYRVKASAVGGGPKFEERFKGDDDVATVALQRRAVQFSYVDGDDYIFMDNEDFSQYLLKQDDIRDELAFITEETQGVLALKVEESVIGLELPASVVLDVTETTPAMKAASSSARTKPATLNTGLVVQVPEYIVAGEKVRVNTAERKFMSRA from the coding sequence ATGACCCGCGCCAGTGAGCTGAAAAAATCCGACGTTATTGAAGTTAACGGCACCTTGTATGCCATTCGCCAGATCGAGGTGCAGTCTCCCTCTGCCCGGGGGGCGGCCACATTGTACCGGGTGAAGGCCAGTGCGGTTGGTGGTGGCCCCAAGTTTGAAGAGCGCTTCAAGGGCGATGACGACGTGGCCACGGTGGCATTGCAGCGCCGTGCGGTGCAGTTCTCCTATGTGGATGGGGATGACTACATCTTTATGGATAACGAGGACTTTTCCCAGTATTTGCTCAAGCAGGACGATATCCGTGATGAGCTGGCGTTCATCACGGAAGAGACGCAAGGCGTGCTGGCTCTGAAAGTAGAAGAGTCGGTTATCGGCCTAGAGCTGCCAGCGTCGGTAGTGCTGGACGTGACTGAAACCACGCCGGCCATGAAGGCTGCTTCCTCCTCGGCTCGTACCAAACCTGCCACCTTGAATACCGGCTTGGTGGTGCAAGTGCCGGAATATATCGTAGCGGGTGAAAAGGTGCGGGTGAATACCGCCGAACGCAAGTTCATGTCTCGGGCCTGA